A stretch of Lentibacillus sp. JNUCC-1 DNA encodes these proteins:
- the minD gene encoding septum site-determining protein MinD, with the protein MGEAIVITSGKGGVGKTTTTANIGTALALMDKKVCLMDTDIGLRNLDVIMGLENRIIYDIVDVIEGRCKLQQALIRDKRFNELSLLPAAQTTDKSAITSEGMKTLVEELKQTYDYIVIDCPAGIEQGFQNAIAGADKAIVVTTPEKSSVRDADRIIGLLEKETHIDPPNLVINRIRNHMMKSGDMLDIEDIVQILSIDLIGIVIDDDEVIKASNQGEPVAFQPNSKASIAYRNIARRMLGETVPLQSLEEEKGMLQKVKQFFGMRS; encoded by the coding sequence ATGGGTGAGGCAATCGTCATTACGTCAGGAAAAGGCGGCGTCGGGAAAACGACAACAACAGCTAACATTGGTACAGCACTTGCTTTGATGGATAAGAAAGTGTGCTTGATGGATACAGACATTGGCCTTCGAAACCTTGATGTCATAATGGGGCTTGAGAATCGCATTATTTACGATATTGTTGATGTCATTGAGGGACGTTGCAAGCTTCAGCAGGCATTAATAAGAGACAAGCGCTTTAATGAACTGTCTTTGTTGCCCGCCGCTCAGACGACGGATAAATCAGCCATCACAAGTGAGGGCATGAAAACGTTAGTGGAAGAATTGAAACAAACCTATGATTATATCGTAATTGATTGCCCCGCAGGTATTGAACAGGGCTTCCAAAACGCGATAGCCGGGGCGGATAAGGCAATCGTTGTCACCACCCCTGAAAAGTCAAGCGTACGTGATGCTGACCGAATTATTGGCCTTCTTGAAAAGGAAACCCATATTGATCCGCCAAACCTTGTGATCAATAGGATTCGTAATCATATGATGAAGAGCGGGGACATGCTGGATATTGAGGATATTGTCCAAATATTATCCATTGATCTTATTGGAATTGTCATTGATGATGATGAAGTCATCAAAGCCTCAAACCAAGGCGAGCCCGTCGCTTTCCAACCGAATTCAAAAGCATCCATCGCCTATCGCAATATTGCCAGGCGTATGCTGGGTGAAACGGTGCCATTGCAATCGCTTGAAGAAGAAAAAGGTATGTTGCAAAAGGTGAAGCAATTTTTTGGAATGCGTTCTTAA
- a CDS encoding peptidoglycan DD-metalloendopeptidase family protein, with the protein MVETFQTHGSGILIAPEDTTKVSALKSGVIIFAGNDRKTGKTIVVQHADNSLSTYGYLSSIDVHVYQSVQAQEHLGVFEPKTNMENLYFAIEKDNKPIDPVQVIQVDDRP; encoded by the coding sequence GTGGTAGAGACCTTTCAGACACATGGTTCCGGGATTTTAATTGCACCTGAAGACACGACAAAGGTCTCCGCTTTAAAATCGGGTGTGATTATATTTGCAGGCAATGACCGTAAAACAGGTAAAACGATTGTGGTGCAGCACGCTGATAATAGTCTTTCAACATATGGTTATTTAAGTTCTATTGATGTTCACGTCTACCAATCTGTCCAGGCGCAAGAACATTTGGGTGTGTTTGAACCAAAGACAAACATGGAAAACTTGTATTTTGCCATTGAAAAAGATAACAAACCAATAGATCCTGTTCAGGTGATTCAAGTTGATGACCGTCCTTAA
- a CDS encoding M50 family metallopeptidase, which yields MTVLKSLPPIHIHPIMILFILISIITGTFVQLLIIFTIVLLHEMGHYSMARFFKWRIKGIVLWIFGGVMETDEHTTKPSYEEVLVTLAGPFQHVLIYFLTLLAASFDLFPHSINESILYYNGVILLFNLLPIWPLDGGKLLLILLSIHWPYKRAHQLTVMFSTLAVVMLIIGYTLMAPFTLGVYVIAVFLLIENHVERKRHSYIFLRFLLNRYENNGHIRGVSAIEVPSHSLVTDVFALFKREKRHQIYIVFPDQTRKMVDETECLRSYFYDKRHDRQMADIAFHLP from the coding sequence ATGACCGTCCTTAAATCTTTGCCACCTATTCATATCCACCCAATCATGATTTTATTTATATTGATATCTATTATTACAGGCACGTTTGTCCAGCTTTTGATCATTTTTACCATTGTATTGCTTCACGAAATGGGTCATTATAGTATGGCCCGTTTTTTCAAATGGCGCATTAAAGGTATTGTGCTTTGGATTTTTGGCGGTGTTATGGAGACGGATGAACATACAACAAAGCCCTCTTATGAAGAAGTGCTCGTTACCCTTGCCGGACCCTTTCAGCATGTGCTGATATATTTTTTAACACTATTAGCAGCTTCATTTGATCTATTTCCACACTCAATAAATGAGTCGATTTTATATTATAATGGTGTCATTTTGTTATTTAACCTATTGCCTATCTGGCCTTTAGATGGCGGCAAGCTGCTGCTTATTTTATTATCTATCCATTGGCCTTATAAACGGGCACATCAGCTAACGGTTATGTTTTCTACGCTTGCCGTGGTAATGCTGATCATCGGGTATACACTTATGGCGCCATTTACGCTTGGCGTTTATGTGATCGCCGTTTTTCTGCTGATTGAAAACCATGTGGAACGTAAACGCCATTCCTACATCTTTCTTCGGTTTTTATTGAACCGTTATGAAAATAATGGACACATAAGAGGTGTCAGCGCGATAGAAGTTCCCTCCCACAGCTTGGTTACGGATGTTTTTGCTTTATTTAAACGTGAAAAAAGGCATCAAATCTATATTGTCTTTCCTGATCAAACCCGTAAAATGGTGGATGAAACAGAATGCCTCCGTTCTTATTTTTATGATAAACGCCATGACCGCCAGATGGCAGATATCGCTTTTCATCTTCCATAA
- the rplU gene encoding 50S ribosomal protein L21, translated as MYAIIETGGKQIKVEKGQEIYVEKVAADKEETVTFDKVLFVGGSDVKVGAPYVEGATVTAKVEKQGRQKKITVFKYKPKKNYHRKQGHRQPYTKLVVEAINA; from the coding sequence ATGTACGCAATTATTGAAACAGGCGGTAAGCAAATCAAGGTAGAAAAAGGCCAGGAGATTTATGTTGAAAAGGTGGCTGCTGACAAAGAAGAAACAGTTACATTTGACAAGGTTCTCTTTGTCGGAGGTTCTGATGTGAAAGTCGGTGCTCCTTACGTTGAAGGCGCAACTGTAACGGCTAAAGTTGAAAAACAAGGTCGACAGAAGAAAATTACAGTCTTCAAATATAAGCCTAAGAAAAATTATCATCGCAAGCAAGGTCACCGTCAGCCATATACAAAATTGGTTGTTGAAGCCATTAATGCCTAA
- a CDS encoding ribosomal-processing cysteine protease Prp, with translation MIRLKVWRKQKHITSFELSGHAESGPYGYDLVCAGVSAVSFGAVNAVIALCGIDLEISQQQDGGYLHVAIPDITERKVGDEVQLLLEGMLVSMETIERDYSQFITIEQK, from the coding sequence ATGATCCGTTTAAAGGTTTGGCGAAAGCAGAAGCACATTACGTCATTTGAGTTGTCCGGACATGCAGAGAGTGGTCCTTATGGTTATGATCTTGTATGTGCGGGTGTATCAGCTGTTTCTTTTGGAGCAGTTAACGCAGTGATTGCTCTGTGTGGTATTGATCTTGAAATTAGTCAACAACAGGATGGCGGCTATCTTCATGTTGCCATACCTGATATTACGGAGCGTAAAGTGGGAGATGAAGTCCAGCTGCTATTAGAAGGCATGCTTGTCTCCATGGAAACCATTGAACGCGATTATAGCCAGTTTATAACAATTGAACAGAAATGA
- the rpmA gene encoding 50S ribosomal protein L27 translates to MLRLDLQFFAQKKGAGSTKNGRDSESKRLGAKRGDGQFVTGGSILYRQRGTKIYPGANVGLGGDDTLFSKIDGVVKFERFGRDRKKVSVYPVAQEA, encoded by the coding sequence ATGCTACGTCTGGACTTGCAATTTTTTGCACAGAAAAAAGGTGCCGGAAGCACCAAAAACGGCCGTGACTCTGAATCCAAACGCCTTGGCGCTAAACGCGGAGATGGTCAGTTTGTAACAGGTGGCTCCATCTTGTATCGTCAGCGCGGTACAAAGATTTATCCTGGTGCAAACGTGGGACTCGGCGGAGATGATACATTATTCTCCAAGATAGACGGGGTCGTCAAGTTTGAACGTTTTGGACGTGACCGTAAAAAAGTCAGCGTTTATCCAGTAGCTCAAGAAGCATAA
- the ltrA gene encoding group II intron reverse transcriptase/maturase yields the protein MMETKLTRIAELAKKDKNMAFTSLAHLLNVNNLKQCHYELPSEKARGTKGISKEGYGDNLNENVDDLVKRLKNNAYRPVPVRRTYIDKPGSRKKRPLGIPDHEDKIVQRAIGKILNAIYENDFLESSFGFRPNRNCHDALKILNVYIEKRPTNFVVDADIKGFFDNVDHDWMMKFLNHRIKDPNLLRIIRRFLKGGYMEEGKYFDTDKGTPQGGIISPILANVYLHYVLDLWFEKRVKKQCKGHAYIVRYADDFVCCFQYEDEAKAFYSALIKRLAKFGLEIAEDKTSIISFGRNAGNGGSGKPSTFDFLGFTHYCSKSRTGNFRVKRKTSRKKMKAKLANQKEWLKANRNRDIQEIMARLDRSLKGYYNYYCITDNTLAVEEFLYRVKQLLFKWMNRRSQRKSFSWDKFNLFLRKYPLPKPKMKVNIYELRNEISYIL from the coding sequence ATGATGGAAACGAAACTAACAAGGATAGCAGAATTAGCTAAGAAAGATAAGAATATGGCGTTTACGTCATTGGCACATCTCTTAAACGTGAACAATCTTAAACAATGTCATTATGAATTGCCTAGTGAAAAAGCCAGAGGTACAAAAGGAATTTCTAAGGAAGGCTACGGCGATAACCTCAATGAAAATGTCGATGATCTGGTCAAACGGCTTAAGAACAATGCTTACCGCCCTGTACCAGTCAGACGCACTTACATTGATAAGCCGGGCTCGAGAAAGAAAAGACCTTTAGGTATCCCTGACCATGAGGATAAGATTGTTCAACGGGCTATAGGGAAGATTCTTAATGCCATATATGAGAATGATTTTCTTGAAAGCTCTTTTGGCTTCCGCCCTAACAGAAACTGTCATGATGCGTTGAAAATCCTGAATGTATATATTGAAAAGCGCCCCACCAACTTTGTGGTGGATGCTGATATTAAAGGATTCTTTGACAATGTCGATCATGACTGGATGATGAAGTTTCTGAACCATCGTATCAAAGACCCGAACCTCTTAAGAATCATCCGACGCTTCCTTAAGGGAGGTTACATGGAGGAAGGAAAGTATTTTGATACGGATAAAGGGACTCCGCAAGGAGGGATCATTTCCCCCATTTTAGCGAATGTGTATTTGCACTATGTACTAGACCTATGGTTTGAGAAACGGGTCAAGAAGCAATGCAAAGGACATGCATACATCGTGCGCTATGCCGATGACTTTGTATGTTGTTTTCAGTATGAGGACGAAGCAAAAGCTTTCTACTCAGCATTAATTAAAAGACTAGCCAAATTTGGCTTGGAAATAGCTGAAGACAAAACAAGTATCATTTCATTTGGTCGAAACGCTGGAAATGGAGGATCTGGAAAGCCATCTACATTTGATTTTCTTGGCTTCACGCACTATTGCAGTAAAAGCCGAACCGGTAACTTTCGTGTTAAACGAAAGACCAGTCGCAAGAAAATGAAAGCCAAGCTAGCGAATCAAAAGGAGTGGCTGAAAGCCAATCGAAACAGAGATATTCAAGAGATTATGGCAAGACTCGATCGGTCACTTAAAGGATATTACAACTATTATTGTATTACAGATAATACGTTGGCGGTGGAGGAATTCCTCTACCGGGTCAAGCAATTGTTATTTAAGTGGATGAATCGACGGAGTCAAAGGAAATCTTTTAGTTGGGATAAATTCAACTTATTCTTAAGAAAATACCCCTTGCCCAAGCCGAAAATGAAAGTGAACATTTACGAACTAAGAAACGAGATTAGCTATATTTTGTAA
- a CDS encoding Spo0B domain-containing protein, with protein METKEVIDTLTHYRHDLLNQLQVIHGYLGMGKPDKAEEKLSAYTSQLDQERRLMHLGLPDFALWVIRFNMEQTHFRLTYKIESHPVSPKLDQKIVKSCETLFQVFRSHAAVHELHQAHLHFHEERIKKTYIIHINMTGTFVDAKELKKQLQHKLPSVIVHKEDKQLGCILTFEQDE; from the coding sequence ATGGAAACTAAAGAGGTTATTGATACGCTAACCCATTACAGACACGACCTTTTGAATCAATTACAAGTCATTCATGGTTATCTTGGCATGGGTAAACCTGATAAAGCAGAAGAAAAGTTGTCAGCTTACACGAGTCAACTGGACCAAGAAAGGCGACTCATGCATCTTGGTTTGCCAGATTTTGCTCTTTGGGTGATCCGTTTTAATATGGAACAGACGCATTTTCGTCTCACATATAAAATTGAATCTCATCCCGTTTCACCGAAGCTTGACCAGAAAATTGTGAAGTCATGTGAAACGTTATTTCAAGTGTTTCGGAGCCACGCAGCTGTTCATGAATTACATCAGGCCCATTTGCATTTTCATGAAGAGCGCATTAAAAAAACGTACATCATACATATTAATATGACAGGTACCTTTGTGGATGCAAAAGAATTAAAAAAACAATTGCAACACAAACTGCCTTCTGTTATTGTTCATAAAGAAGATAAACAGCTCGGTTGTATACTTACATTTGAGCAAGATGAATAG
- the obgE gene encoding GTPase ObgE, producing MFVDQVNVYIKAGDGGDGLVAYRREKYVPMGGPAGGDGGNGGDVVFRVDEGLNTLMDLRYNRHYKAKRGENGMSKNQHGKNALPRIVAVPPGTTVTDTNTGEVLADLTTHGQEAVIAKGGRGGRGNVRFATPRNPAPEIAEKGEPGVDLEVNVELKLIADVGLVGFPSVGKSTLLSVVSAAKPKIADYHFTTLAPNLGVVQTQDGRSFVMADLPGLIEGAHEGVGLGQQFLRHVDRTRVLVHVIDMAGTEGRDPYEDFMTINHELNQYDATLKDRPQIIAANKMDMPDAEANLKAFRSQLSDDYPIYSISALTKSGLRDLLFSVADKLDAIPKYTEETQEDKTEDTVIYKHRKQTDEFKITRDPDGAYVLSGEKIEKLFKMTDLTREESAQRFSRQLRGMGVDEALRKRGAKDGDTIRLLDLEFEFID from the coding sequence ATGTTTGTAGATCAGGTTAACGTATATATTAAAGCAGGTGACGGTGGTGACGGCCTAGTCGCTTACCGTCGGGAAAAATATGTTCCAATGGGCGGCCCCGCTGGCGGAGATGGCGGAAATGGCGGTGACGTTGTCTTTAGAGTCGACGAAGGGTTAAACACACTCATGGATCTCCGTTATAACCGACATTATAAGGCTAAACGCGGAGAAAATGGCATGAGCAAAAATCAGCATGGCAAAAATGCATTGCCGCGTATTGTAGCGGTTCCTCCTGGGACAACTGTTACAGATACTAATACAGGAGAAGTTCTAGCAGATCTAACAACTCATGGACAAGAGGCTGTCATTGCTAAAGGTGGACGCGGGGGCAGAGGGAATGTTCGCTTTGCCACCCCTCGCAACCCTGCACCTGAAATTGCTGAAAAAGGTGAACCCGGGGTGGACCTTGAAGTCAACGTGGAACTAAAGCTTATTGCTGATGTGGGATTGGTTGGCTTTCCGAGCGTGGGCAAATCAACGTTGTTATCCGTGGTAAGTGCAGCTAAACCTAAAATTGCTGATTATCATTTCACGACACTTGCTCCAAACCTGGGTGTTGTTCAAACTCAAGATGGCCGCAGTTTCGTTATGGCTGATTTACCAGGGCTAATCGAAGGTGCTCATGAAGGCGTTGGCTTAGGTCAACAATTCCTTCGCCATGTCGACCGAACAAGGGTACTTGTTCATGTGATTGATATGGCAGGTACAGAAGGACGTGATCCTTATGAGGATTTCATGACCATCAATCACGAATTAAACCAGTATGATGCAACTCTAAAGGATCGTCCTCAGATCATTGCTGCAAATAAAATGGATATGCCGGATGCAGAAGCTAATCTTAAGGCGTTTAGATCACAATTGAGCGATGATTATCCGATTTATTCAATATCTGCGTTAACGAAATCAGGACTGAGAGATTTGTTGTTTTCTGTTGCGGATAAGCTTGATGCGATCCCTAAATATACAGAAGAAACACAGGAAGATAAAACTGAAGACACAGTTATTTATAAACACCGAAAACAAACAGACGAGTTCAAAATCACCCGTGATCCAGACGGGGCTTACGTGCTTTCAGGTGAAAAAATTGAAAAACTGTTCAAGATGACAGATCTGACCCGTGAAGAATCTGCCCAGCGCTTTTCCAGACAGCTGCGGGGGATGGGTGTAGATGAAGCGTTAAGAAAACGAGGCGCAAAAGATGGCGATACCATTAGGCTTCTGGATCTTGAATTTGAATTTATTGATTAA
- the safA gene encoding SafA/ExsA family spore coat assembly protein, translating into MKIHVVQKGDTLWEIAEKYHVSYEALIEANPQLSSPDMIMPGMKVKVPADSKAVKTKQMKKTSPSVEKPYKDTSPAPKPVIKEDDHEKPKHVEPEMPFLKPLEKPSLEMPDMYTVPQHSEMPDMQEHYQKPVSQPQQQMPQMMPQQPVHQVNCPPPQHHGMMQPNICMCCGQPQHMQPAMPMPQSDCGCHSKQHTPATPQHYMPQQNYGPMPGMNQGMMPQGNYGEMPAPDHHNMNTWQNPAMQHTYPPMQQGNMPMSPYPAPLAILWHMVIEQTRTKQVMSKYN; encoded by the coding sequence TTGAAAATTCACGTTGTACAAAAAGGCGATACATTGTGGGAAATCGCAGAAAAATATCATGTTTCTTATGAGGCATTAATTGAAGCAAATCCTCAGTTGTCCAGTCCAGATATGATCATGCCTGGTATGAAAGTTAAGGTTCCTGCCGACTCAAAAGCCGTTAAAACAAAACAAATGAAAAAGACCTCCCCTTCTGTTGAAAAACCTTATAAGGACACGTCACCCGCGCCAAAGCCCGTCATTAAAGAGGACGATCATGAAAAGCCAAAACATGTTGAGCCGGAGATGCCGTTTTTAAAACCGCTTGAAAAGCCAAGTCTTGAAATGCCGGATATGTATACTGTACCGCAGCACAGCGAAATGCCCGATATGCAAGAACACTATCAAAAACCAGTTTCTCAGCCACAACAGCAAATGCCGCAAATGATGCCACAACAACCTGTCCATCAAGTGAACTGTCCACCGCCCCAACATCACGGCATGATGCAGCCTAATATATGCATGTGCTGCGGGCAACCACAACACATGCAACCAGCTATGCCAATGCCGCAAAGTGATTGTGGCTGTCATTCCAAACAACACACACCTGCTACCCCACAGCACTATATGCCACAGCAAAATTACGGGCCTATGCCTGGAATGAACCAAGGGATGATGCCTCAAGGGAATTATGGCGAAATGCCTGCCCCAGACCACCACAATATGAACACATGGCAGAACCCGGCTATGCAACACACTTATCCGCCAATGCAACAGGGGAATATGCCGATGTCACCTTATCCTGCCCCCCTGGCTATCCTATGGCATATGGTGATCGAACAAACGAGGACGAAACAAGTGATGAGTAAATATAATTAG
- the nadE gene encoding NAD(+) synthase: protein MKQTIQQITNWLQQKVKEAKVNGLVVGVSGGLDSAVVAYLIRGAFPENSLAVIMPIQTRQSDLQDAEAVVTGSGIQSMTVDLTEAHGQLYKNISASLNEKSAFVSERDQMANANLRARLRMSTLYTIASHRNYLVVGTDNASEWHTGYFTKYGDGGVDIQPITDFTKEEVRKLAEYLGVPEKIIAKQPSADLWEGQTDETEMGTTYERIDAYLSGETIPEQDQRIIERMHQQTEHKRAPLPRFKRS, encoded by the coding sequence ATGAAGCAAACAATACAGCAGATTACGAACTGGCTGCAGCAAAAGGTTAAAGAAGCAAAAGTAAACGGGCTTGTAGTTGGGGTGAGCGGCGGCTTGGACTCGGCTGTTGTCGCTTACCTCATTAGAGGGGCATTTCCGGAAAATTCACTTGCAGTTATTATGCCAATTCAGACAAGACAGAGTGATCTGCAAGATGCAGAAGCAGTTGTCACAGGTTCCGGCATCCAAAGCATGACAGTTGATTTAACTGAAGCACATGGTCAATTATATAAAAATATTTCTGCCAGCTTGAATGAAAAAAGCGCGTTTGTTTCTGAACGAGATCAAATGGCTAATGCAAATTTGCGGGCTAGACTTCGAATGAGCACATTATATACGATAGCATCTCACCGGAATTACCTTGTCGTGGGAACCGATAATGCAAGTGAATGGCATACGGGATATTTCACGAAATATGGCGATGGCGGTGTCGATATACAGCCCATCACAGATTTCACCAAAGAAGAAGTTCGAAAACTGGCTGAATATCTTGGTGTGCCTGAGAAGATTATTGCCAAACAACCGAGCGCCGATCTATGGGAAGGTCAGACAGATGAAACAGAAATGGGTACGACTTATGAGCGCATTGATGCTTATTTATCAGGAGAAACAATTCCGGAACAAGATCAGCGCATTATTGAGCGCATGCATCAACAAACCGAACATAAACGTGCTCCTTTACCGCGATTTAAACGTTCATAA
- a CDS encoding YhcN/YlaJ family sporulation lipoprotein, giving the protein MKRAYITCLLSGFLLLTGCAQENSQSPSEKEGTKTDPVNYETADERDQKPGNDKRIYGTPEEKKRINSGNRNRQYTDLFTTEESQEISDRLLHNKDITQAQVAIKDDEVIVAVMLAPGSSNKIRHKVKSDVQTMMPDKKVTVYTDARYLDHKDDMNAGRKPSDVDSYIQEYLENFFDK; this is encoded by the coding sequence ATGAAGCGAGCATATATAACATGTTTATTAAGTGGTTTTTTACTTCTTACAGGGTGCGCCCAGGAAAATTCTCAGTCGCCCTCTGAAAAAGAAGGAACAAAGACGGATCCTGTCAATTATGAAACAGCTGACGAACGAGATCAGAAGCCAGGAAATGATAAAAGGATTTATGGGACACCTGAAGAGAAGAAACGAATTAATTCAGGTAATCGAAACCGCCAATACACCGATTTATTTACAACCGAAGAGTCCCAGGAGATCAGTGACCGACTTTTGCATAATAAAGACATAACCCAAGCGCAAGTAGCCATCAAAGATGACGAAGTAATTGTGGCGGTCATGCTGGCTCCAGGAAGCAGTAACAAGATCAGGCATAAGGTGAAATCCGATGTGCAGACAATGATGCCGGACAAAAAGGTTACAGTCTATACAGACGCTCGATATCTTGATCATAAAGACGATATGAACGCAGGCAGAAAACCTTCAGACGTTGATTCGTATATTCAAGAATATCTGGAAAACTTTTTTGACAAATAA
- a CDS encoding YebC/PmpR family DNA-binding transcriptional regulator, with translation MAGHSKWKNIQRRKNAQDAKRGKIFMQHAKNIYVAAKEGGGDPEMNPGLRTAVDKAKADNMPNDNIDRAIKKATGTLDGVSYEEVTYEGYGPGGAAVIVHVLTDNRNRTAAEVRHAFKKNDGNLGENGSVSFMFDRKGYIVILNEDNTIDEDTITLDAIEAGAEDIVNADGAYEIYTAPEDYSSVCDHLTASGYQLEEAELTLIPQTYTELEDEQAEKMMNLLDMLENDEDVQDIHHNMKEDE, from the coding sequence ATGGCTGGACATTCCAAATGGAAAAACATCCAACGCAGAAAAAATGCTCAAGATGCCAAACGCGGTAAAATATTTATGCAGCATGCTAAAAATATATATGTAGCTGCCAAAGAAGGCGGCGGTGACCCTGAAATGAACCCGGGACTCAGAACTGCAGTCGATAAGGCTAAAGCAGATAATATGCCAAACGACAATATTGATCGGGCTATTAAGAAAGCGACCGGCACTTTGGACGGGGTCAGCTATGAAGAGGTCACTTATGAAGGTTACGGTCCTGGCGGCGCAGCAGTTATTGTGCATGTACTCACTGATAACCGCAACAGAACAGCTGCAGAAGTTCGTCATGCATTCAAAAAAAATGATGGAAATCTCGGGGAAAACGGCAGTGTATCATTCATGTTTGATCGAAAGGGCTACATCGTTATACTGAATGAAGATAACACCATAGATGAAGACACAATAACTTTAGATGCGATCGAAGCCGGTGCTGAAGATATTGTAAATGCGGATGGTGCTTACGAGATTTATACCGCACCTGAAGATTATTCAAGTGTATGCGATCATTTGACTGCTAGTGGTTACCAGCTTGAAGAAGCTGAATTGACCTTGATTCCCCAAACGTATACTGAACTTGAAGACGAACAGGCTGAAAAAATGATGAATTTATTGGATATGCTGGAGAATGACGAAGATGTTCAGGATATTCATCACAACATGAAAGAAGACGAATAA
- the ruvA gene encoding Holliday junction branch migration protein RuvA, whose product MIAYIQGILTDITDESVVVDVHGIGYEIICPNPYIFQGSVDQPVKIHTYQHVREDAMILYGFKNTSLKDLFIKLISVSGIGPKGAVNILGAVDVSEFAAAVEREDKTFLTKFPGVGKKTAQQIILDLKGKLTSMLTAVESVPGKTVIYADEADSHLVDMKEALKALGYTEREIDGIMPELHKQPPETTDAAVRQALVLLTKN is encoded by the coding sequence ATGATTGCATATATTCAAGGGATCTTAACAGATATAACCGATGAATCTGTAGTGGTTGATGTCCATGGCATCGGATATGAAATCATCTGCCCTAACCCCTACATTTTTCAAGGGTCTGTGGATCAGCCGGTTAAAATACATACATATCAGCATGTCCGGGAAGATGCAATGATACTTTACGGGTTTAAAAATACATCTTTAAAAGACCTGTTTATTAAATTAATATCTGTTTCCGGCATCGGACCAAAAGGCGCCGTAAATATTCTGGGAGCGGTTGATGTCAGTGAATTTGCTGCAGCTGTGGAGCGTGAGGATAAAACTTTCCTGACTAAGTTTCCAGGTGTTGGCAAAAAAACCGCCCAGCAAATCATTCTTGATTTAAAAGGGAAATTAACGTCAATGCTGACAGCTGTGGAAAGTGTGCCGGGAAAAACAGTCATTTATGCTGATGAGGCAGACAGTCACTTGGTTGATATGAAGGAAGCATTGAAAGCCTTAGGTTATACAGAACGCGAAATTGACGGCATAATGCCCGAATTGCACAAACAACCACCCGAAACGACAGATGCAGCGGTTCGTCAAGCGTTGGTTTTATTGACTAAAAACTGA